In one Paraburkholderia megapolitana genomic region, the following are encoded:
- the oxc gene encoding oxalyl-CoA decarboxylase, with translation MSTAEIARPEITADEPHHAPATTDGFHLVIDALKLNDIDTIFGLVGIPITDLARLAQAEGMRFIGFRHEQNAGNAAAISGYMTKKPGVCLTVSAPGFLNGLTALANATTNCFPMILISGSSEREIVDLQQGDYEEMDQLNAAKPYAKAAYRVLHAEDIGVGIARAIRAAVSGRPGGVYLDLPAKLLAQTIDAVKAQQSLIKVVDAAPSQLPSPDSVTRALDVIRHAKRPLILLGKGAAYAQADAQIRALVEKSGIPYLPMSMAKGLLPDTHPQCASAARSFVLQEADCVVLIGARLNWLLSHGKGKTWGAAPKQFVQVDISPTEIDSNVAIAAPVIGDIGSCVSALVAGLGAGFRKPSTEWTGAVDDRKNKNLEKMAATLAKNPSPMGFHSALRAIRDVLKAHPDINVVNEGANTLDYARSIIDMAQPRKRFDSGTWGIMGIGMGFAIGAAVTSGKQVVAIEGDSAFGFSGMEIETICRYELPVCTIVFNNNGVYRGTDVNPTGGKDVAPTVFVKNARYDKMIEAFGGAGFNATTPEELTHALEAAIRSGKPTLINAVIDEAAGTESGRLTNLNPQSAAMKK, from the coding sequence ATGTCCACTGCCGAAATCGCCCGCCCTGAAATCACGGCCGACGAACCCCACCACGCTCCCGCTACGACCGATGGTTTTCATCTCGTCATCGACGCTCTCAAGCTCAACGATATCGACACGATTTTCGGTCTCGTCGGCATTCCGATCACCGACCTCGCGCGTCTCGCCCAGGCCGAAGGCATGCGCTTCATTGGCTTTCGCCACGAGCAGAACGCCGGCAACGCGGCGGCAATCTCGGGCTACATGACGAAGAAGCCGGGCGTCTGTCTTACCGTCTCCGCGCCGGGCTTCCTCAACGGCCTCACGGCCCTCGCGAATGCAACCACCAACTGCTTCCCGATGATCCTGATCAGCGGATCGAGCGAACGCGAGATCGTCGACCTGCAACAGGGCGATTACGAAGAGATGGACCAGTTGAACGCTGCGAAGCCGTATGCGAAGGCGGCCTACCGCGTGCTGCACGCGGAAGACATCGGCGTGGGCATCGCGCGCGCGATACGCGCTGCCGTGTCGGGTCGCCCCGGTGGCGTGTACCTCGACCTTCCCGCGAAGCTGCTCGCGCAGACCATCGATGCCGTAAAGGCCCAGCAGTCGCTGATCAAGGTCGTCGACGCCGCCCCGAGCCAGTTGCCCTCGCCCGATTCGGTCACGCGCGCACTCGATGTGATCCGTCATGCAAAGCGTCCGCTGATCCTGCTTGGCAAGGGCGCCGCCTACGCGCAGGCCGATGCGCAAATTCGCGCGCTAGTCGAAAAGAGCGGCATTCCGTATCTGCCGATGTCGATGGCGAAGGGCCTTCTGCCCGACACGCATCCGCAGTGCGCGTCCGCAGCGCGCTCGTTCGTGTTGCAGGAGGCCGACTGCGTCGTGCTGATCGGCGCGCGCCTGAACTGGCTGCTCTCGCACGGCAAGGGCAAGACGTGGGGCGCGGCGCCCAAGCAGTTCGTGCAAGTCGATATTTCACCGACCGAGATCGACAGCAACGTTGCGATCGCCGCACCGGTGATCGGCGATATCGGTTCGTGCGTGTCGGCGCTGGTCGCGGGTCTCGGTGCGGGCTTCCGGAAGCCGTCCACTGAATGGACCGGCGCGGTCGACGACCGCAAGAACAAGAACCTCGAAAAGATGGCCGCGACGCTCGCGAAGAACCCGTCGCCGATGGGCTTCCATAGCGCACTGCGTGCGATCCGCGACGTACTGAAAGCGCATCCCGACATCAACGTCGTCAACGAAGGCGCCAACACCCTCGACTACGCACGCTCGATCATCGATATGGCCCAGCCGCGCAAGCGCTTCGATTCCGGCACGTGGGGAATCATGGGCATCGGCATGGGCTTCGCGATCGGAGCCGCGGTGACGAGCGGCAAGCAGGTCGTCGCGATCGAAGGCGACAGTGCATTCGGCTTCAGCGGGATGGAAATCGAAACCATCTGCCGCTACGAACTACCGGTCTGCACGATCGTGTTCAACAACAACGGCGTGTATCGCGGCACCGACGTGAACCCGACTGGCGGCAAGGACGTCGCGCCGACCGTGTTCGTGAAGAACGCGCGCTACGACAAGATGATCGAGGCATTCGGCGGAGCGGGTTTCAACGCAACCACGCCCGAGGAACTCACACATGCGCTTGAAGCGGCGATCCGCTCGGGCAAGCCGACGCTGATCAACGCCGTCATCGACGAAGCGGCCGGTACCGAAAGCGGCCGTCTAACGAATCTGAATCCGCAAAGCGCGGCCATGAAAAAGTAA
- the frc gene encoding formyl-CoA transferase, with translation MSKKPLEGIRIIDFTHVQAGPACTQLLAWFGADVIKVERPGSGDVTRNQLRDIPEADALYFTMLNSNKRSLTLDTKKPEGKEVLEKLIKESDVLVENFGPGALDRMGFSWDVIRDLNPKMIVASVKGFSDGHHYDDLKVYENVAQCAGGAASTTGFWDGPPTVSAAALGDSNTGMHLAIGILTAIIGRQQTGKGQRVAVSMQDSVLNLCRVKLRDQQRLDRLGFLEEYPQYPHGTFSDVVPRGGNAGGGGQPGWVLKCKGWQTDPNAYIYFTIQGHAWAPICRAIGKPEWIDDPQYNTPKARQPHITAIFDTIEVWLADKTKFEAVDILRKFDIPCAPVLTMKELANDESLRASGTIVEVPHKVRGTYLTVGSPIKFSDLKPEITGSPLLGEHTDEVLTQLGYTREQIAHMHEGQAV, from the coding sequence GTGAGCAAGAAACCACTCGAAGGCATCAGGATCATCGACTTCACGCACGTCCAGGCCGGCCCTGCGTGCACGCAGCTACTGGCGTGGTTCGGCGCCGACGTGATCAAGGTCGAGCGACCTGGTTCGGGCGACGTGACGCGCAACCAGCTGCGCGATATTCCCGAAGCCGATGCGCTCTACTTCACGATGCTCAACAGCAACAAGCGTTCGTTGACGCTCGACACGAAGAAGCCCGAAGGCAAGGAAGTGCTAGAAAAGCTGATCAAGGAATCGGACGTACTGGTCGAGAATTTCGGCCCGGGCGCGCTCGACCGGATGGGTTTTTCATGGGACGTGATTCGCGATCTGAATCCGAAGATGATCGTCGCGTCCGTAAAGGGCTTTAGCGACGGCCACCACTACGACGACCTGAAGGTCTACGAGAACGTCGCGCAATGCGCGGGCGGCGCCGCGTCGACCACCGGCTTCTGGGACGGCCCGCCGACGGTTAGCGCCGCCGCGCTCGGCGACAGCAACACCGGCATGCACCTCGCCATCGGCATTCTGACGGCGATCATCGGACGGCAACAAACAGGCAAAGGGCAAAGAGTGGCTGTGTCGATGCAGGACAGCGTGCTGAACCTGTGCCGCGTGAAGTTGCGCGACCAGCAGCGGCTCGATCGCCTTGGCTTCCTCGAGGAATATCCGCAGTACCCGCACGGCACGTTCAGCGACGTCGTGCCGCGCGGCGGCAATGCGGGCGGTGGCGGCCAGCCTGGCTGGGTGCTCAAGTGCAAGGGCTGGCAAACCGATCCGAACGCCTACATCTACTTCACGATCCAGGGCCACGCGTGGGCGCCGATCTGCCGCGCGATCGGCAAGCCGGAGTGGATCGACGATCCGCAATACAACACGCCGAAAGCGCGTCAACCGCACATCACCGCTATCTTCGACACGATCGAAGTATGGCTCGCGGACAAGACCAAGTTCGAAGCGGTCGACATCCTGCGTAAGTTCGACATTCCGTGCGCGCCGGTGCTGACGATGAAGGAACTCGCCAACGACGAATCGCTGCGCGCGAGCGGGACGATCGTCGAAGTGCCGCACAAGGTGCGTGGCACGTATCTGACGGTCGGCAGCCCGATTAAGTTCTCCGACCTGAAGCCGGAGATTACCGGGTCGCCGCTGCTCGGCGAGCATACCGACGAGGTCCTGACACAGCTCGGCTACACGCGTGAGCAGATCGCGCACATGCACGAAGGTCAGGCAGTCTGA
- a CDS encoding PAS domain-containing protein, with translation MPTTIDFEQLVNAIGDAVVISDAHGAITLWNPAAERMFGFTQAEALGQSLDLIIPERLRGRHWDGYNKTMATGETRYGHDLLKVPAVDKSGRSMSIAFTVALLHSPQGDVTGIVAVIRDETSRFSEDRALRKRVAELEAKVGV, from the coding sequence ATGCCCACGACCATCGATTTCGAACAACTCGTGAACGCGATCGGCGACGCGGTCGTGATCTCCGACGCGCACGGCGCCATCACACTGTGGAATCCCGCGGCAGAGCGCATGTTCGGCTTTACCCAGGCAGAAGCGCTCGGCCAGTCGCTGGATCTGATCATTCCCGAACGGCTACGCGGCCGCCATTGGGACGGCTACAACAAGACGATGGCGACCGGCGAAACGCGCTACGGGCACGATCTGTTGAAAGTGCCCGCGGTCGACAAGAGCGGCCGCTCGATGTCGATCGCTTTCACCGTCGCGCTGCTGCATTCGCCGCAAGGTGATGTAACGGGCATCGTCGCCGTGATTCGCGACGAAACAAGTCGCTTCAGCGAAGACCGTGCGCTGCGCAAGCGTGTTGCGGAACTCGAAGCGAAGGTCGGCGTGTGA
- a CDS encoding phytochelatin synthase family protein, producing MRERFLIHSRRHKTLASWRAVALAAALATCLAACAPLQVSQAPTANVDTGAAATTSVAVHADGSLPVPSNLVPLTQPAGQQRLLSTADNQSYWPLSQYFETQKNEAYCSVATSVMVLNALNIPRPKTALYPGFPYFTQDDFFHSVDPQLADPLRVSHEGMTLDQLGAVLGHFAVSVHPFHASDLTLEQFRDLVRDTTGRRDRFALLNFHRTQIGEAGGGHWSPLAAFDPASDSALLLDVARYKYPAVWVPVTQLYQAALAVDSVSGLARGIVVVSRP from the coding sequence ATGCGCGAACGTTTTCTCATCCACTCACGTCGGCACAAGACACTTGCGTCATGGCGTGCTGTTGCACTTGCAGCCGCGCTTGCCACTTGTCTTGCTGCCTGCGCGCCGTTACAGGTCTCGCAGGCACCGACGGCGAACGTCGACACCGGTGCAGCGGCGACCACGTCGGTTGCGGTTCACGCCGACGGCTCATTGCCGGTCCCGTCAAACCTAGTTCCACTGACGCAGCCAGCCGGTCAGCAACGCCTGCTCTCGACGGCCGACAACCAGTCTTACTGGCCGTTATCCCAGTACTTCGAGACGCAGAAAAACGAGGCGTACTGTTCCGTCGCAACGTCGGTAATGGTGCTGAATGCGCTGAATATCCCGCGGCCAAAAACTGCGTTGTACCCCGGGTTCCCTTATTTCACGCAGGACGACTTCTTTCACTCCGTCGATCCGCAACTGGCCGATCCGCTCAGGGTGTCGCATGAGGGCATGACGCTCGACCAGCTTGGCGCCGTGCTTGGCCACTTCGCGGTCTCCGTGCATCCATTCCATGCCAGCGATCTAACACTCGAGCAATTTCGCGATCTTGTACGCGACACCACCGGGCGTCGCGACCGATTCGCTTTACTGAACTTCCACCGCACGCAGATTGGCGAAGCAGGCGGCGGGCATTGGTCACCGCTCGCCGCCTTTGATCCCGCGAGCGATAGCGCCCTCCTGCTCGACGTCGCGCGTTACAAATACCCGGCGGTATGGGTGCCGGTTACCCAGTTGTACCAGGCGGCGCTTGCTGTCGACTCCGTCAGCGGTCTCGCGCGCGGTATAGTGGTGGTGAGTCGACCATGA
- a CDS encoding PaaI family thioesterase, producing MNPLSMSGLELLRAGAAGDFPRASISETIPMTLDEVDSGYIKMTARADGRHLNPLGGVHGGFAATVLDSVTGCAVHTMLEAGVGYGTIDLHVKMLRPVPRDVDLVAEGRVINLSKNLGVAEGSLKTPDGKIVAHASATCLIKRPE from the coding sequence ATGAATCCGCTTTCGATGTCAGGTCTTGAGTTGTTGCGCGCCGGAGCCGCCGGCGATTTTCCTCGTGCGTCTATTTCGGAGACGATTCCGATGACGCTCGACGAAGTCGACAGCGGTTACATCAAGATGACCGCCCGGGCCGATGGCCGTCACCTCAACCCGTTGGGTGGGGTACATGGAGGCTTTGCCGCGACGGTGCTCGATTCGGTGACGGGTTGTGCCGTACACACTATGCTAGAAGCGGGAGTGGGCTACGGCACCATCGATCTACACGTAAAGATGCTGCGCCCGGTGCCGCGCGATGTGGACCTGGTGGCAGAAGGCCGCGTGATCAATCTCTCGAAGAACCTCGGTGTCGCCGAAGGATCGCTGAAAACGCCCGACGGCAAGATCGTCGCGCATGCGTCGGCGACCTGTTTGATCAAGCGTCCGGAGTAG
- a CDS encoding winged helix-turn-helix transcriptional regulator: MKWSDVGSMPCSVARTLAVIGDRWTLLILRNAFLGMRRFDEFQSQLGLTRHVLAERLARLVEEDIMVRSSYQERPVRFEYRLTEQGLDLYPVLLALTAWGDRWKDDGNGPPMLLKHRTCGHVFHPLTVCSECGEPLDPREVRALPGPGWRVEENEATAPHTE; encoded by the coding sequence ATGAAATGGAGCGATGTGGGCTCGATGCCCTGTTCGGTGGCGCGCACACTGGCTGTGATCGGGGATCGCTGGACCCTGCTGATACTGCGCAATGCATTCCTCGGCATGCGCCGCTTCGACGAGTTTCAGTCGCAACTGGGTCTCACGCGCCATGTGCTTGCCGAACGGCTGGCGCGTCTGGTCGAAGAAGACATTATGGTCAGAAGTTCGTATCAAGAACGACCGGTGCGCTTCGAATACCGGCTGACGGAACAGGGCCTCGATCTGTATCCGGTGCTGCTCGCGCTTACTGCATGGGGCGATCGCTGGAAGGACGACGGCAACGGACCGCCCATGTTGCTAAAACACCGTACGTGCGGCCACGTGTTTCATCCATTGACAGTCTGTTCCGAGTGCGGCGAGCCTCTCGATCCGCGCGAAGTCAGGGCGCTGCCTGGGCCAGGATGGAGAGTCGAGGAAAACGAAGCCACCGCACCCCACACCGAATAA
- a CDS encoding hotdog fold domain-containing protein, with protein MAIDVSSLWTRLSSKPAGKWLFSRLVCLRAPYFASISPTITELRPGYCRVKISKHRSVLNHLGSVHAIAMCNMAEVAGGMLTEVSVPRTHRWIPKGMAVQYLKKATTDLVAIAEPVTLAQWPDAGEFEVNVKVEDRAGEAVFNAVITMWVSLKKTA; from the coding sequence ATGGCAATCGATGTCTCGTCTCTCTGGACGCGTTTATCTTCGAAGCCCGCTGGCAAGTGGCTTTTTTCTCGCCTGGTGTGCTTGAGAGCGCCGTACTTCGCGAGCATCAGTCCGACGATCACAGAGCTTCGTCCCGGGTATTGCCGTGTGAAGATAAGCAAGCATCGATCGGTGCTCAATCACCTCGGTTCGGTACACGCGATCGCCATGTGCAACATGGCGGAAGTGGCCGGCGGCATGTTGACCGAAGTATCGGTTCCGCGAACCCACCGCTGGATTCCGAAAGGCATGGCGGTTCAATACCTGAAGAAAGCGACTACCGATCTCGTCGCGATTGCCGAGCCCGTCACTCTCGCGCAGTGGCCGGACGCCGGCGAGTTTGAAGTCAACGTCAAGGTCGAGGACCGTGCGGGTGAAGCCGTCTTCAACGCGGTCATCACCATGTGGGTTTCCTTGAAAAAGACCGCTTGA
- a CDS encoding crotonase/enoyl-CoA hydratase family protein, giving the protein MQNQRVQLAIDANSVAWVTLSRPAQHNAVDFAMLDEMAAVQRRLRRDKTVRGAIIHGEGPSFCAGLDFKSVFSSKRKLLRSVLSLYAPRRNIFQRWSMGWRDLPFPVIAVVHGHCYGAGMQLALGADQRIAAADAKMSLMEVKWGLVPDMGGPTLLRELMSIDVAKELVLSGRVVSGAEAVQLGLASRVEDDPLAAAAAQIAVWAQRSPDALAAGKFLLQSAWSGSESSALAAERRWQRRIIGRWNQRLAMRLGLKKGSDEAFRPRTVQK; this is encoded by the coding sequence GTGCAAAATCAACGCGTACAGCTCGCGATCGATGCGAACAGCGTAGCGTGGGTCACCCTGTCGCGCCCGGCGCAGCACAATGCCGTGGACTTCGCGATGCTGGACGAGATGGCCGCCGTGCAGCGCCGACTTCGTCGGGACAAGACTGTGCGCGGTGCGATTATTCACGGGGAAGGGCCATCGTTCTGCGCGGGTCTGGATTTCAAAAGCGTGTTCTCTTCGAAGCGCAAGCTCTTGCGCTCGGTGCTCTCGCTGTATGCGCCACGCAGGAATATTTTTCAGCGCTGGAGCATGGGCTGGCGCGATCTTCCGTTTCCAGTCATCGCAGTCGTCCACGGGCATTGTTATGGGGCAGGGATGCAGCTTGCGCTCGGTGCGGATCAGCGGATTGCCGCAGCGGACGCGAAGATGTCATTGATGGAAGTGAAGTGGGGACTGGTACCCGACATGGGTGGCCCAACGCTCCTGCGTGAGCTGATGTCGATCGATGTGGCAAAAGAGCTGGTGTTGAGCGGGCGCGTGGTATCGGGCGCGGAAGCGGTCCAGTTGGGACTCGCGAGCCGGGTCGAAGACGATCCGCTGGCGGCTGCTGCAGCACAGATAGCAGTGTGGGCACAACGATCGCCTGACGCGCTGGCCGCCGGCAAATTTCTGCTGCAGAGTGCATGGAGCGGAAGCGAATCCTCGGCGCTCGCGGCAGAACGACGGTGGCAACGCAGAATCATCGGACGCTGGAATCAGCGGCTTGCAATGCGGCTTGGGCTCAAGAAGGGGAGTGACGAGGCGTTTCGACCGCGTACGGTTCAAAAGTAG
- a CDS encoding serine hydrolase, whose product MIERASGERYADFAATRLWQPLGLHQDGRVTVDIVGTARSGGGLCMTARDLARIGELMRVGGTVNGRTLVSADWVNDTLAGGSFEAWKHGNFVAWLPHGRYRNQWYQVGNASGAFFAVGIHGQWLYVDPTRETVIAKFSSQPQPTDDDTKHLNLALFDEISMMY is encoded by the coding sequence CTGATCGAACGCGCATCCGGGGAACGCTATGCAGATTTCGCGGCAACGCGTCTGTGGCAACCGCTAGGGCTTCATCAGGATGGCCGTGTCACCGTGGATATCGTCGGCACCGCGCGCTCGGGTGGCGGACTGTGCATGACTGCCCGCGACCTCGCGAGGATTGGCGAGTTGATGCGCGTCGGGGGCACTGTCAACGGGCGAACGCTGGTATCGGCGGACTGGGTGAACGATACGCTTGCCGGTGGCAGCTTCGAGGCATGGAAACACGGAAATTTCGTGGCCTGGTTGCCGCACGGCAGGTATCGGAACCAGTGGTATCAGGTTGGCAATGCGAGCGGCGCGTTCTTTGCCGTCGGCATACATGGCCAGTGGCTATACGTCGACCCCACCAGGGAGACGGTGATTGCCAAATTCTCCTCACAACCCCAGCCCACCGATGACGATACGAAGCATCTGAATCTCGCGTTGTTCGATGAGATTTCAATGATGTATTGA
- a CDS encoding serine hydrolase domain-containing protein, whose amino-acid sequence MVNSSFENRYGFRRDSVQLGNWREAPWNAWAFCHVHELVPTAHIRAMPGLIETPPIDATALTAHEFIADGQRRTIAGVLRQTSTDALIVMKAGRFVADFHAPHFTSQSRHILFSASKSVAGLLAGMLVDDGLLDPRALVSYYVPELARSAFGDATVRHVLDMRTSLAFSEDYLDPRGDFARYRRAGLLDPQLDGEKPQTVIDFLASVQKGAGDHGGRSSTVRRIQMFLAF is encoded by the coding sequence ATGGTCAATTCCAGTTTCGAAAACCGCTACGGGTTTCGCCGGGATAGTGTCCAGCTTGGCAACTGGCGGGAAGCACCGTGGAATGCCTGGGCGTTCTGTCATGTTCATGAGCTCGTCCCGACCGCGCACATACGGGCGATGCCCGGCTTGATCGAAACACCGCCTATCGACGCCACGGCGCTGACCGCGCACGAGTTCATAGCGGACGGTCAACGCCGGACGATTGCCGGTGTGCTAAGGCAAACATCGACCGATGCACTCATCGTCATGAAAGCGGGCAGGTTCGTCGCCGATTTCCACGCGCCGCATTTCACGTCGCAAAGCAGGCATATCCTGTTCTCGGCCAGCAAGTCGGTCGCGGGTCTTCTTGCCGGCATGCTGGTCGATGATGGGCTTCTCGATCCTCGCGCACTCGTCTCGTACTATGTGCCGGAACTGGCGCGCTCGGCCTTTGGTGACGCCACGGTGCGACACGTACTCGACATGCGCACCAGTCTCGCGTTTAGCGAGGACTATCTGGATCCGCGCGGCGACTTTGCGCGCTACCGCAGGGCGGGGCTGCTGGATCCGCAACTCGACGGAGAAAAACCGCAAACGGTAATCGACTTTCTCGCTTCCGTGCAGAAAGGCGCAGGCGATCACGGGGGCCGTTCCAGTACGGTTCGCCGAATTCAGATGTTCTTGGCCTTCTGA
- the glnQ gene encoding glutamine ABC transporter ATP-binding protein GlnQ, producing the protein MSMIEFQGASKQFGAHVVLQPIDLAIERGEVAVVIGPSGSGKSTMLRCINVLEKISGGDLRVDNVSVLGSPNEVRSIRLEAGMVFQQFNLFPNLTAMQNVMFGPRWARGRSKAEARDIAAALLQKVGLAERMNHYPSQLSGGQQQRVAIARALAVQPKLMLFDEPTSALDPELRQEVLRVMQTLANDGMTMVVVTHEMGFAQRVGSRLLFMDAGRVVHDGKPAELLSAPPSERFRDFLQHVH; encoded by the coding sequence ATGAGCATGATCGAATTTCAGGGCGCCTCGAAGCAGTTTGGCGCACACGTCGTCCTGCAGCCGATCGATCTCGCCATAGAACGCGGCGAGGTCGCAGTTGTCATCGGTCCTTCGGGATCGGGGAAATCGACGATGCTTCGTTGCATCAACGTGCTCGAGAAAATCAGCGGCGGCGATCTGCGTGTCGACAATGTCAGCGTACTGGGTTCTCCGAACGAAGTCCGGTCGATCCGGCTCGAAGCGGGCATGGTCTTCCAGCAGTTCAACCTCTTTCCGAATCTGACGGCCATGCAGAACGTCATGTTCGGACCCAGGTGGGCGCGCGGTCGTTCAAAGGCAGAGGCACGCGACATCGCCGCCGCGCTGCTACAGAAAGTCGGCCTCGCCGAGCGGATGAATCACTATCCATCGCAGCTTTCGGGCGGTCAGCAGCAACGTGTTGCGATTGCGCGTGCGCTTGCCGTCCAGCCGAAACTCATGCTCTTCGACGAGCCCACTTCGGCACTCGATCCGGAGTTGCGGCAGGAAGTGCTGAGGGTCATGCAGACACTCGCCAACGACGGCATGACGATGGTCGTCGTGACACATGAGATGGGTTTCGCGCAACGTGTCGGTTCCCGCCTGCTGTTCATGGACGCTGGACGCGTGGTCCACGACGGCAAGCCCGCCGAGTTGTTGTCGGCGCCGCCCAGCGAACGCTTTCGCGATTTTCTACAGCACGTGCATTAG
- a CDS encoding ABC transporter permease subunit (The N-terminal region of this protein, as described by TIGR01726, is a three transmembrane segment that identifies a subfamily of ABC transporter permease subunits, which specificities that include histidine, arginine, glutamine, glutamate, L-cystine (sic), the opines (in Agrobacterium) octopine and nopaline, etc.), with translation MNFDWTVVVSALPDLLEGLRLTLVIALAGLVGGVALGIFSGVVLTYGSWLPAAPAHAYVALIRGTPIVVQVMFVYFALPIMMGIRISATSAAITTLIVNSGAYNAEIVRGALGSVPIGLREAGLAMGIPFRTVLARVIAPVAFRRALPAMGNQFVSLVKDTSIFLVIGVGELTRRGQEIMAENFRAVEIWTAVAVIYLIVISLLALGLRVLERGVRLP, from the coding sequence ATGAACTTTGACTGGACGGTCGTCGTTTCCGCGCTGCCGGATCTGCTCGAAGGTCTGCGACTTACGCTTGTGATTGCGCTGGCGGGTCTGGTCGGGGGTGTTGCGCTCGGTATTTTCTCGGGCGTGGTCCTGACCTACGGGAGCTGGTTGCCGGCCGCGCCGGCTCACGCGTATGTCGCGTTGATTCGCGGGACACCGATCGTCGTTCAGGTCATGTTTGTATACTTTGCGTTGCCCATCATGATGGGGATCCGCATCAGCGCGACGAGCGCGGCGATCACCACGCTGATCGTCAATTCGGGCGCCTATAACGCGGAGATCGTTCGCGGGGCACTCGGTAGTGTGCCGATCGGGTTGCGCGAAGCCGGCCTCGCGATGGGTATTCCGTTTCGTACGGTTCTTGCCCGTGTTATCGCGCCGGTTGCGTTCCGTCGCGCGCTGCCGGCCATGGGAAACCAGTTCGTCAGTCTGGTCAAGGACACCTCGATTTTCCTCGTCATCGGTGTCGGCGAACTCACGCGGCGCGGTCAGGAAATCATGGCCGAGAACTTCCGGGCGGTTGAGATCTGGACCGCGGTGGCAGTCATTTATCTGATCGTGATCAGTCTGCTTGCGCTTGGTCTGCGGGTGCTTGAACGGGGAGTACGTCTGCCATGA
- a CDS encoding transporter substrate-binding domain-containing protein, producing MNRRQLLQTGLAAIPAIGLSRFAKAASAELIVGSNVGGPPFTFKQGDTYTGFDIDTWAEVAKGLNVKWRVQPMEFGALIPALQTRNIDVVISQLFIKPERQKVIDFSDPYYNSGLIAVTRIDNATIKTSADLAGKSIGTETGTIAVDYIKNHIKDATLEQLPGINNALLALEAGRTDAVVYDKPVLLYYAKTAGKGKVRVVLPALEGRDVGIGFQKGSPLVAPVNVQLAAMKADGRLKALNLKWFGEDTAS from the coding sequence ATGAATCGTCGTCAACTTCTGCAAACCGGCCTTGCTGCCATTCCTGCAATCGGTCTTTCCCGCTTCGCGAAAGCAGCCAGTGCGGAACTGATCGTCGGTTCCAACGTAGGTGGCCCACCGTTTACGTTCAAACAGGGCGATACCTATACCGGCTTCGATATCGATACCTGGGCTGAGGTGGCGAAAGGGTTGAACGTCAAGTGGCGTGTGCAACCGATGGAGTTCGGTGCCCTGATTCCCGCGCTGCAGACCCGCAACATCGACGTCGTGATTTCCCAGCTATTCATCAAGCCGGAGCGCCAGAAAGTCATCGATTTCTCCGATCCGTACTACAACAGCGGACTGATCGCGGTGACGCGCATCGATAACGCCACGATCAAGACCTCCGCTGATCTGGCCGGCAAAAGCATCGGCACCGAAACGGGCACGATCGCTGTCGACTACATCAAGAATCACATCAAGGACGCGACACTCGAACAGTTGCCAGGCATCAATAACGCGCTGCTGGCGCTTGAAGCAGGTCGCACCGATGCGGTCGTCTACGACAAGCCCGTGTTGCTTTACTACGCGAAAACGGCCGGCAAAGGCAAGGTGCGAGTCGTGCTGCCGGCGCTCGAAGGTCGAGACGTCGGGATCGGCTTTCAGAAGGGGAGCCCGCTCGTCGCGCCGGTAAACGTTCAGCTTGCTGCGATGAAAGCCGATGGACGATTGAAGGCGCTGAATCTGAAATGGTTCGGAGAGGACACGGCGTCATGA